The window AATGTGATAGATACTTCATACAAAGAATCTACCGACGTTTTTGAACTTTTAGATAAAGCAGAACAATCTTTTTTTGAAATCACCAATGGAACCATCAAAAAAGGTTTTGATACCGCCAATACTTTAGTAAAAGAAGCTATTGATATCATTAAAGCTTTAAAGGATAAAGAAGGAATTTCTGGTGTACCTTCCGGTTTTAGAGATGTAGATAAAGAAACGGGAGGCTGGCAAAATTCCGACCTTATTATTGTTGCAGCCCGTCCTGCGATGGGGAAAACAGCTTTTATTCTTTCAATGGCAAGAAATATTGCTGTGGAATACAAAATTCCAATGGCATTATTTTCTTTAGAGATGGCATCGGTACAGTTGATCACAAGGATGATTGCGTCCGAAACAAAAATCTCATCAGAAAAATTAAGAAAAGGAACGCTAGACGACGAAGAGTGGCAAAGATTATTCTCTAATGTATCAGAATTAGAAAATGCCCCTTTATATATTGACGAAACTCCTTCCCTATCCATATTTGACTTTAGAGCAAAATGCCGAAGACTGGTAATGCAGCATGGAGTAAGACTTATCATGGTCGACTATCTTCAGCTGATGACCGCAGGAAGTGGCGGAAAAGGAGGCGGAAACCGTGAACAGGAAATTTCAATGATTTCCCGTTCATTAAAAGCCATTGCAAAAGAATTAAATGTACCTGTAATTGCACTTTCTCAGCTTTCAAGAAGTGTAGAAACCCGCCCAGGAAAACGTCCTCAGCTTTCAGACCTTAGGGAATCCGGAGCAATTGAACAGGATGCCGATATCGTGTCATTTATTTTCAGACCTGAATATTATAAAATTACTGTTTGGGACAACGATGAAGATGGAGCAGAAACTTCTACAGAAAACCAGGCAGAATTAATTATTGCCAAACACAGAAACGGTGCTACTGCTGATGTAAGATTATCTTTCCTGAAACATTTTGCAAAATTTGGGAATATTGAAGAAGCAACCAACGGAATGGGGCTTTCCACTCCATTTGGGGAACCGAGTGGTTTCGAAAAAATAAAAACCACCATTCAGCCGGGTGCAGCCTTTGACTTGCCAGATAGCTCAAAACTTTCGGGGTCTTCTATGAATGATCTTGATGATGAAGAAGACTTTCCCTTTTAAAAATTAATTCAATAAATTAATGCCACGAATGCACGAATGCTATAAAAAGAAATTCGTGTATTCGTGGCAACTTATCTTAAATGAGAATTGAAATATACACTGACGGAGCCTGCAGCGGAAACCCAGGAAAAGGAGGTTACGGCATTTTAATGCGTGTTCCCGAAAAAAATTATCAAAAAACATTTTCTAAAGGTTTCAGAAAAACTACCAATAACCGGATGGAACTTTTGGCAGTAATTACTGCTTTAGAAAAATTGAAATCAACAGAGAATGACATTCACGTTTTTACAGATAGTAAATATGTTTCGGATGCCGTTAACCAAAATTGGATTTCAGGGTGGATAAAACGAGGCTGGAAGAATGTAAAAAACCCAGATCTTTGGAAGAGATTTGTAGTACTTTATAATCAGCACAGTCCAAAAATGCATTGGGTAAAAGGGCATGCAGGACATTTTGAAAATGAACTTTGCGATAAGCTGGCAGTGGCAGCAGCAAATTCGGAAAAACTGGAAGTAGATTCTTATTTTGAAAGCTTAGAAAACAATTCGCTATTTTGAATAAAACTAAGAAAACGCTTATCATATTCAACTTTTCGTTATCATTAATATTTTTCCTTGAATAAAATCTACTTTTTTCTATTAAATTAACTGTTTATATTCATTTATTAGTAGAGATTTAATATCTTTACCCGTCTAATAAAAGTATCCTAATAAATGAATAAAAAATTACTGTTTTATTTTACCCTTTTTGTACTTTGTATCTCCGGAAATTTTTCTGCTCAAACTTATCAACTCACAGGAAATCCTATTGGCACAGCAGGATGGACAATGGTTGCACCAACCGCTGTGGGAGCAGGAAATGATTTCATACAACTAACTCCGGATACCAACAACCAATCTGGGTCGATCAGGCTAAATGATCCTATTAATCTAAAATATTGTGATAAATGGAAAGTAGAATTCGATTTCAGGATGGATTCTAACCAAACCGCCAACGGTGACGGTCTCGCATTCTGGTATCTTGCAAACCCACCTGTAGCGAGTGTTTTAGGCTCAGGTCTTGGAGTTTCGCAAAATGCCGTAGGTCTTATTGTAGGATTCGATACTTACAATAATACCACAACTGCTGTAATGAGCAAAGTACATGTTGCCTACGGACAAGTTGCTAACACTACAGACAATAACAATGTAGAATTTTTTAATACAGCAGGGAGCTCTTTTCACTCTCCAGATATGAATACAACTCTTCCTTTCCAGGGAACTACATATAAACACGTAGAGGTTACTGCTGAAGTAAATACATCTATTCCTAATACTTGGAATATAAAAATAATGATTGACGGAACTCAAATCTGCAATCAACCATTTACTGCATCTGGAGCAGCCGCTACAATGACTCAGGGATATTTCGGATTCTCAGCTTCTACAGGAGGAAACAGATCGAGGCATTCTATTAAAAATGTAAAAATATACACCGATAAAGTAAGCTTGCTGCAGCCTACTGCGACACAAACTTTTTGCCCAAACCCTTCTACAGGTTTCGGGACAGTGAATTTAACTTCTTTTAATTCTCAGTTTGTTGCCAACCCAGCCAATTATACTTTTACCTATATGGTTGGTGGTACTCCAATTACGACTCCTACCAACTATCAATTTAATGCCAATACTACGGTAAACGTTATTATTAGAGATAATTCTGCAGTGCTCTGTGACAATCCGGATGGAAAAATAATTCTTACCCTTTCGCCTTTCACAGCAACCAATAGAACCCTTTCTGAATGTAATAATAATGGTGCGTCTACCGCAACATTTAACCTTTCTACGGCTGATGTGACAACAGTCGCTGGTGTTACAAAAAAATATTATAGGACTTTAGCCGATCTAAATGCAGGAACAAATGAAATTTTAAATCCTACGGCGTATGTTTCAGCTCCCGGAAAGGTTTATGTAAAGGTAACTACTCCGCAAGGCTGTACAGGAAATGCTGAAATCACGCTTGTTTTCTATCCGTTGCCAGTATCTACCGATGCTATCTTAGAGTCTTGTTTTATTGCAACTGCTCCAAACACAGCATTGTTTGATCTTACATCAGCCAATGTTTCGTCAGAAGCAGGTATTACTAAAAAGTTTTACACTTCTTTAGCCAATGCTTTAAGCGGAACCAACGAAATTGTAGTTCCTATAACCCATACCTCTCCATCAACAGATGTTTATGTGAAAATAACGGGTACAAACAGCTGTTTCATCATTAAAAAGATAACACTTAAGGTAATTCCATCCGTAAAATCTTCTATTTTAAAAGACAAAATAATCTGTATTAATGATAGAACGACTTTGGATGCAGGGCCAGGATTTGACGGTTACGAATGGAGCACAGGAGCTACAACCTCATCTATTATAAATGTACCAGTAGGGAGCTATTGGGTAAGATTGAAAACAGGAAACTGTTACACACTACAAGCTGTAACTGTAAAATTAGCAACAAACCCTGTTATTTCAAGTATAGACATCACCAACAATACAATTACTGTGAATGCTTCTGGAGGAGTTGCTCCATACAAATATTCTTTAGACGGAACCAATTGGCAAGACTCTAATATATTTACAGGGTTACCAAGAGGTGAAAATAAAATTTTTGTAAAAGACTTTTACAATTGTGAGCCAACGCACATTCAGGTGACAGTTCCAAACCTCATCAATGCTATTACTCCTAATGGTGATAATGTGAATGACTTTATTGATTACTCAGCACTTGCGTACAAGAAAAATCTTGTTTTTACAGTCTATGATAGATATGGAAATATGAAGTATCAAGCAGACAAGTTGAGAAACTACACTTGGGATGGAACTTCCGGAGGTAAAAAATTAGCAACAGGTACTTATTGGTACACTATCACTTGGATAGAAAATGACAAAAACAATACACCGACAAACTATAACGGATGGGTATTGGTGAAAAATAGAGAATAACACAAAAAAGCGCCACCCAAATAAACGTGGCGCTTTTTTAAATCTCAAAATTCAACATCCAAACGCAATTAAACACCATACATAACCAAACACTTCCTCATACTCTATAGCTACTTACTAGCTCAAAAAACACTCATTCTGAATAAAAAAACTAATAATTTTACCAAATAATAATCTTTTAAATATAAAAATGAAAAAATTTCTACTCCTCAGTTTTTTGTTATTTTTATCAATCATGAGCTCGAAATTATCAGCTCAAACTTATCAACTCACCGGAACTCCTGTCATTAACACTGCAGGCTGGGATCTCGTTCCTTCAGCTACTGCTACTGGAGACTTTGTGCAGCTTACCCCAGATCAAACCAGTAAGTTTGGAGCCATAAAACTCTCAAACCCCATCAATCTAAAATATTGTGATAAATGGAAAGTTGAGTTTGATTTCAGAATCGACGGAAACGGAACCACAGCCTATGGAAGAGGTGACGGGCTTACATTCTGGTACCTCTCTAATCCTCCAACAACATTCACAACCGGAGGCGGACTAGGAATTCCGGCAAACGCAAACGGACTAATGGTGGCATTTGATATATTCAATAATTCTACGGAGGGACAAATGAGTAAAGTACACGTACTGTATGGAACCAATAATATGCCTGCAGGAAATCCAAATATTGAGTACAATATGACTGCAAACAGTACTTTTCACTCAGCAGACCTTAACCCCAGTCAACCTTTTGTAGGAGCTACCTACAAACATGTTGAAGTAAATGGAGAAATAGATCCCTTTAATCCTAATATTTGGTTAATTCAAATCAGAATTGATGGAGTTCTTATTACCAATCAACCTTTCACTGCAAGTGGTGGAGCAATAGGTATGGGCCAAGGATTTTTCGGGTTTTCTGCAGGAACAGGAGCTGCAAGCGCAAGACACTCTATTAAAAATGCTAAAATATATATTGATAAAGTTCCAATTCTCCAAAACACTGTTACTCCATTTGTATGTACAAACCCTGCAACAGGAAATGGATTTGTAGATTTAACTTCTTACGCAAGTCAGTTTGTAAACAACCCAGCGAACTACATCATCACTTACTATGTTTTTGGAAGCCCCACTCCCATTGCTGTACCTACCAACTTTCAATATTCTGGTAATACAACGATTTCTGTGGTTATAAAAGATCCTTCATCTACATTATGCGACAATGGTGATGCAAGAATTATTTTAAACCCAAGTCCATTTGCCGCAGATGACGCTACTATAAATGCTTGTAACAATAATAATGCAGGAGTAGCTTATTTTGATTTGAGTACCGCTACTGTTACCGGTGTACCGGGTGCCACAAAAGTATACTATCCTACATTAGCAAATCTTAATGCAGGTACTAGTGAAATCTTAAACTGGTCAAATTACCCTGCCGCAAACGGAGCAACAGTGCATGTAAAAGTTACCACTCCACAAGGCTGTGTTGACAATGCAGTGATTACCCTTAATCATTTTCCTGTGGTAGTGGTAAATGATGCAACATTGCGATCATGTTTCTTAGAAACCAATATTTCAATGGGATCATTTAATCTTACAAACGCTACAGTAACCACACAAACCGGAATAACAAAAACATATTACCCATCATTACAGGATGCAATCAACGGTAGCAACCAGATCATCACCACAAATCCATACATTGCTCCAAACGGAGTTGTTTACATCAAAGTAACCAATGCCAACGGATGTTATGCAATTGCAAAGGTGACTTTAATTGTCATTCCACCCGTATATTCAGATATTTTAAAAGATAAAATCATCTGCGTAGAAGACAAAACAACATTAGATGCAGGAGTAGGTTTTACATCTTACCTTTGGAGTACAGGAGCTACTACACAAACAATTTCAAATGTGGGAGTAGGAACTTACTGGGTAAAACTTAAAACCGGAGATTGTACCATTACTCAAAATGTAAAGGTATTTGCATCAGAACAACCTGTCATCACATCAATTGATGTATCTGCTACAACAGTTACCGTTTATGCTAATGGAGGAACGCCTGCTTATCAATATTCTTTAGATAATACAAACTGGCAGGACTCTAATGTTTTCAAAGGTTTGGTAAGAGGAATTCATAAGATTTTTGTGAAAGATTCTTATGATTGCGACCCTATGGAAGTAGAAATTACTGTTCCTAATATCATTAACGTAATTACACCAAACGGAGACGGCCGCAATGACGTAATAGATTACTCGGCATTGGGAAGTAAAACAGACTTAACATTTACTATTTACAACCGATACGGAGCTAAACTTCACCAAGGTGACAAAACCAATAATTACACATGGGACGGAACTTCAAACGGAAGAAAAGTTCCTACAGGAAGCTACTGGTATTCTGTAACCTGGAATGAAAATAACAAAGCCAAAACTCCGGTAAAATTATCGGGTTGGATTATGGTAAAAAACAGAGAATAATTTTTTTCAACTATACTTAATTTTAAAGAATCTGTCTCATTCGTGAGATGGATTCTTTTTTTATCTAAATGAGTTACGTAGTCACTCCTTAAAAACATTTTAACGTTTTGGTTTTCAGTTTTATATTGTAAAATTTAACAATAAATTATTGTAAAAAATTGCAAGAAACCGTATTTTTAGGGTGTAAAAAGCGGCAAAATGTTAGGTAAAATAAAACCAGATTTACAGCAAAATTTATTCAAGACCAGACTTACGGAGCTCATTAATATGGAGCATCCGTTGGTAAAATTGGCTCACGAAATCTCTTGGGAGAAAATGGAGCAAGAATTTGCAAAACTGTTTTCAGAGCAAGGAAGACCCTCGGTTGCAATTCGTAAAATAGCAGGAATGCTTTTGCTTAAGGAAATGTTTAAAGAAAGCGACGAAACGGTTGTAGAAAGATGGGTGGAGAACGCGTATTGGCAATATTTTACGGGCGAAGATTTTTTTCAGACCCAGCAGCCTTTTGATCCGAGCAATTTTGTACACTTTAGAAAGAGAATTGGCGAGAAGGGGTTAGAATTCCTTTTAGGACAAAGCGTTTCTCTTCATCCAAAAGCCAAAACAGAAGATGAAGTTCAGATTGAATCACAGGTTGCCTGTATTGCGAAAGGGAAATCGGGAAAGGCATACGAGTTTGGGACAAAAGTGGCGGTAGTTCGAGGAAGGAAAACAGGCATCATCAGTTCTATAAAAAGATTTTCAGGCAATCCTCACGATAGCAAAACATTGGAAGAATCATTAGCACAAAGTGAGCGAGTAAGAAAATCCGTTGGAGGAACAAGGCCTAAGAAAGCGAGTACAGACCGAGGATTTAGAGGAATAAAAGTAGTAGAAGGGACGGTAATTTTGCTTCCCACAAAAAAAGAAAAAACAAGATATGAGCAACAAGTTGCAAGATTGAGATTCCGAGCAAGAGCAGCGATAGAGCCTTGTATCTCACATCTAAAAAGAAACCACTCCTTAGGATTAAACTTCCTTAAAGGAGTAGCTGGAGATATTAATAATGCCTTATTAGCTGGAATTGGATACAATCTGAAGATGAGATTCAACCAAATTAAAGAGCAAATCCTTCTTTGGCTCGAAATTCTTCTCCGAACTTTTTTATGCAAGTATAATTTTCAAAATGAAAACTAGCTTTTTAAGGAATGACTACGTATATCCGTTTTTACTAAAAATCCATAATTTATCACGCAAAGGCAAACAAAGAATATTAAAATTTGACCGTTTTTTAAGTTATACAAAGGCGTAAACTTAGCAAAGAAATATAAAAAATTATAAATATGAGAAACTGCGGACAAGCATTAAATGAGTTAAATTAATCTAAGGTCACTAATCAAAATTTAAGAAACTTACATCATAAAAATTTTCACCGCAAAAGCATCAAAAGAAATGATTGAATATAGAGAAATTCAAAAGTTTACAAAATGTAGAATACTACTTTATTATTTCTTTAATCGCTTTAGAGATAATTCAATTTATTATTAAATGTTCTAAAAATATCTTTTCCTAAATCTCACTTTACTCTTTCAAAAAAGACTCTGCACCATCAGAAAAGCAATATGATTGGGAACAAAAAAACCACTGCAAAAGCAATGGTTTAGTATTTCAATTAAAGATATCTTTTAAAAAGAAACTTCATTTACCTCTTTTCCGCGTTGAAAATTCATCGTTTTCTGATTTCCTTTATAGGCAATATTAACTAGATTTATTTGCTTAGGAAATGCGCTTAAAAGTATCGTGTTTTTTATTTTTAAACTGTTGATGTCGGAAACACCACCGGTTTCAAAATACACCCAAACCGTTTCTCCACTTACCTGACTTCCAGTGAAAGTTAAAGTTTTAGGAGAACCATTTACAAATACATCAAAATTATTATTTACATATTTTTTAACTTCAGCTTCAAATCCTGCAGTATTTCTGTTGATTTTTATGGCATCAGAAATATGGCTTGTATTCATTTTCGCAGTAAACTTCAGAGTTTTGCTTCCGTCGATATAGTCTACTTTTGTCATCGAAGAGAAAAAGTCTGCTACAGAAAAACTCATCAGCATAATCAATGTAAAAATACCCGATATATATAAAAATTTTTTCATCTCAATTTATAGATTTACAGCATATTGCTAAATAGGTTTGGTCAAATTTGATGCCAATTAAAAGTTAACGTTCACAGAGTACTTATCATAAAAAGCCTTAATGTGAGCTACCGCTTCGTCTGCGCTGTCTACCACACGATAAAGATCAAGATCGCCTTCAGAAATCATTCCTTCTTTTAGCAATGTTTCCTTAAACCATCCTAGCAAACCTCCCCAAAATTCAGAACCTACCAATACAATTGGGAAGCGCCCTATTTTATTGGTTTGAATTAAAGTCATCGCTTCCGTAAGTTCATCTAAAGTTCCGAAACCTCCCGGCATTACAATAAACCCCTGAGAATATTTCACAAACATTACTTTTCTTACAAAGAAGTAATCGAAATTCAGCGAATATAATTTGTTGATATATGGATTAAAATGCTGTTCAAAAGGCAAGTCGATATTTAAGCCAATCGATTTTCCTTCTGCATTGAAAGCTCCTTTATTACCCGCTTCCATAATTCCAGGACCGCCACCTGTAATAACTCCAAAACCTATTTTAGTAATTTTTTCGGCAATTTCTACCGCCATTTCGTAATATTTACTTTCAGGCTTTAATCTTGCAGAACCAAAAATAGAAACACAAGGCCCTATTCTAGCCATTTTTTCGTATCCATCTACAAACTCTGCCATTACTTTGAAAATCATCCAACTATCTTTGGTAATGGTTTCGTCCCAGGTTTTTTCGCGTAAACTATTATGTAATTTAGATTCGTTGATATCTAATTCTGTATTTTCTAAACTTTCGTCTCTCGTTCCTTCAGTTCTCATTCAAATTATTTAAAATGTTTTTCTGCTTCAATCACAGATTCCGGTCTTCCTACATCAATCAAAATACTGTCGTGTACAAAGCCGTGTATTTTTTCAGTGTGCATCAAATCCAGATACTCTTCCATTACAGAAAATTTTCCTTTTCTTTTTATTTTGTCAAAAATCACAGGATTAATGCAATGCACCCCGCTAAAAGCCAAAGGTCTGAATCCCTTGTTGAATTCTGCAAGCCGCTGCTCTCCTGTTTGCACATTCAGCCAGCCTCTTAAAACCAAGTCATCATTAAACAGCAGTTTTCTTGAACTTTCTCTGTCTGAAACCGCTAAGGTAGCAAAATCTTTGATTTCTTTGTGATAGCTTACAAAATCATCAATATTGATTTGGGTTAAGATATCGGCATTCATAATCAGGAAATCTTCACCGTGGTTGAGAAATTCTTTAGCAAAAATCAAACCACCACCAGTTTCTAAAAGCTCATTCGATTCATCAGAAACCTCAATTTTACAGCCAAAATTATCATTTTCTTTTAAAAACGCAACAATCTGATCACCAAAGTGATGAATATTAATTACAAAATCAGTAATCCCAAAACTTTTGAGATATTTTATATTTCGTTCTAAAAGCGGAACACCATTCACTTTAGCCAAAGCTTTAGGATGATGATCTGTAAAAGGTTTTAAACGGGTTCCTTTTCCTGCTGCAAAAATTAATGCCTTCATAAATTATGGGTAATGAGTAATTGGTAATAAGTAATTGGAGACTGGCAATTAGTAATAAGACATTTATAATTTAACATAACACCGAAGCTAAAATATTACTTATTGCACATTACCTATTACTTATGATTAAGTTGATGTTGCTCGTCATGGTGAAGACTTACTTCTACTTGATCACCATATTTTTTTTCAATAAAATGAGCAATTTTGATGGCAGAATAAACTGATCTGTGCTGCCCTCCGGTGCATCCAAAGTTGATTTGCAGATTTTCAAAACCTCTTCCCAAATAATTATCGATATTGATTGAAACTAAATTTTTAACTAATTCTAAAAACTGAGGCATCTCGGTTTTTGTTTCTAAATATTCCTGAACGCCAATATCATTTCCGGTTTGGATTTTATATTCTTCTACTCTTCCAGGGTTTAAAATTCCTCGGCAATCGAATGTAAAACCACCTCCGTTACCTGATTCGTCTTTCGGTATTCCTCCTTTTTTATATGAAAAACTGTGAATGTCTATGTGTAGCATATTTTAAATTTATAATTGATTGTTGATAAATGATGATTGATAACTATTTTTTCAGGTCATTTTTGTCATTCCTTAGGAATCTAAGCGATATTAAATTCTATTCAATTGTTGAGATTCCTACGGAACGACAAACCTTATGTTTAATCAAACTTAATGGTTTAACTTTAATATTTCTCCTATTTTAAATTTGACTTTTTCAGAACTCAGTTGTTCAATTACTTTCTTCAGCTCGGGATAATTTTTCATCTCATCCCAACTTTGTGAAAACTCTGTGATGTTTTGAATTCCTTTTTCAATGCTTGTAATGAAATGTTGTTTTCTCTGAATAAGTCCTCGGAAACCGTAAGCTCCCAAAACCTGCAAAAACCTCATCATCTGAATTGGCTTTACCGAATTTCTTAGTTGAGCCTGAGTTTCTTTATTTTCACACTGTTGAATATAAAAATCCAGCATTTCGTTTTTTAAATCTTCAGGGAAATTGGCTTTAGCCTGAAACAAAAAAGAAATTACATCATACATTAAAGGACCTTTCATAGCCGACTGGTAATCGATAAAAGAAACTTTATTTTCATCGTTTACCATGATATTTCTTGCCTGAAAATCTCGAATCATGATGCCTTTGGGATCAAGGCTTTCGATGAGATGGATGATTTCTTTGAATTCTTTCAGCAAAGAAGATTTGTGATATTCCAGTTCTAAAACATCAGCAACGAAATTTTTAAAGTAATACAAATCATGCATTATCGGAAGCTCGTCATAACTTTCGTATTCAAATGTTTTTTGAAAATCTATTTTACTTTTAGTCTTTTCCTGAAGATCAAAAAGGTCTTTAAGAGTTTGCTTTACCAAATTTTGTACATTCTCTGACAAACATTCTTCTGCAATTATTTCTGAAAAAGTTTTTTCTCCTAAAAATTCCTGAATATATAATTTCCGGTCTTCTGAAACAGAAAATATTTTTGGTGTGTTGAGATTCAATTCAGAAAAGAGTTTTGAGAAATACAGAAAGCTTTCGTTTTCGGCAATATTCTCATTGTAGGTAATAATATATTTCCCGTTTTGATTTTGAGCCAAAAAATTGACTCTTGCAGAACCACTTTGAGCTAAAGTGATAAATTCAGTTGATTTTTCACCGAAATGGTTTTCAAAAAATCTTTTCGCGTTTTCAGAAGTCATAATATGGTAACAAATATACTAATTTACATGCTAATTGCTATCTTTGCAGCATGTTAAAAGACTTTAAGCCTGTTCTGGGTATTCTACTGCGCTTTATCATCATTTATTTGGTGTTACTTTTTGCGTATCAGTTTTACCTTAATAGTTTTAAAGTATACGGCCTTGATCCTTATTCGCATTTTATCGCTGAAAATGTGGCTTTCATTCAGAACAAATTAGGTTACACGACTTTACTGTACAATGATATTCCCAAGGAGCAGGTTTGGTTTTACGTAAATAATATATATGTTACCCGAATGGTAGAAGGCTGTAATGCGATCTCAGTAATTATCCTGTTTGTGGCATTTATTTTTGCATTTTACAAAGGAACTAAAACTTTCGTTTTTGTTGCAGCCAGCCTTGTCGCGCTATATGTGATGAATGTTTTACGGATTGTAGGGTTGAATATTATAACCAGAGACCACCCACAATACAGCAAAATGGGACATGATTACATTTTTCCAGCTGTGATTTATGGAAGCGTGGTTGTACTTTGGTTGGTTTGGATTAAATTTTTTGCTTTGAAAAATGAAAATTCTTAATTGGTTTTTAGTTATCGTTGGAGTTTGCGGACTCTTTTCTGTAAGAATCTTAGAAGACCAGATTTTCTACGATCCTTTTTTGAATTTTTTCCATGAAGGCAATAAAAACATTTCTTTCCCTGAATTTGAGTGGGGAAAACTGATTATCGGTCATATCTTTAGATTTGTTTTGAATCTTTTTTTCTCTTGCGTCATCATTCATTTCTTATTTAAAAATAAAGAATGGACAGTTCAGGGAGCGGTTTTGATTTCTATTATTTTCATTATTACATTTCCTATATATCTTTATTGTATTTCAGACCGATTTGATATTGGCTATCTTTTCTCTTTCTATATGAGAAGATTTGTGATACAGCCTTTGATTCT is drawn from Chryseobacterium muglaense and contains these coding sequences:
- the dnaB gene encoding replicative DNA helicase; protein product: MAQKETLSSLTQGNFARELSIADGKMPPNAIDFERLVIGTFLIDKKGLDHSIDLLTPEVFYDPRHQVIFATILKLYEANHPVDIMTVIQEMKKTDKLSSAGGDHYIIELTMGVSSSAHIEYHVRVILEKYILRSLINVSANVIDTSYKESTDVFELLDKAEQSFFEITNGTIKKGFDTANTLVKEAIDIIKALKDKEGISGVPSGFRDVDKETGGWQNSDLIIVAARPAMGKTAFILSMARNIAVEYKIPMALFSLEMASVQLITRMIASETKISSEKLRKGTLDDEEWQRLFSNVSELENAPLYIDETPSLSIFDFRAKCRRLVMQHGVRLIMVDYLQLMTAGSGGKGGGNREQEISMISRSLKAIAKELNVPVIALSQLSRSVETRPGKRPQLSDLRESGAIEQDADIVSFIFRPEYYKITVWDNDEDGAETSTENQAELIIAKHRNGATADVRLSFLKHFAKFGNIEEATNGMGLSTPFGEPSGFEKIKTTIQPGAAFDLPDSSKLSGSSMNDLDDEEDFPF
- the rnhA gene encoding ribonuclease HI; translation: MRIEIYTDGACSGNPGKGGYGILMRVPEKNYQKTFSKGFRKTTNNRMELLAVITALEKLKSTENDIHVFTDSKYVSDAVNQNWISGWIKRGWKNVKNPDLWKRFVVLYNQHSPKMHWVKGHAGHFENELCDKLAVAAANSEKLEVDSYFESLENNSLF
- a CDS encoding T9SS type B sorting domain-containing protein, which gives rise to MNKKLLFYFTLFVLCISGNFSAQTYQLTGNPIGTAGWTMVAPTAVGAGNDFIQLTPDTNNQSGSIRLNDPINLKYCDKWKVEFDFRMDSNQTANGDGLAFWYLANPPVASVLGSGLGVSQNAVGLIVGFDTYNNTTTAVMSKVHVAYGQVANTTDNNNVEFFNTAGSSFHSPDMNTTLPFQGTTYKHVEVTAEVNTSIPNTWNIKIMIDGTQICNQPFTASGAAATMTQGYFGFSASTGGNRSRHSIKNVKIYTDKVSLLQPTATQTFCPNPSTGFGTVNLTSFNSQFVANPANYTFTYMVGGTPITTPTNYQFNANTTVNVIIRDNSAVLCDNPDGKIILTLSPFTATNRTLSECNNNGASTATFNLSTADVTTVAGVTKKYYRTLADLNAGTNEILNPTAYVSAPGKVYVKVTTPQGCTGNAEITLVFYPLPVSTDAILESCFIATAPNTALFDLTSANVSSEAGITKKFYTSLANALSGTNEIVVPITHTSPSTDVYVKITGTNSCFIIKKITLKVIPSVKSSILKDKIICINDRTTLDAGPGFDGYEWSTGATTSSIINVPVGSYWVRLKTGNCYTLQAVTVKLATNPVISSIDITNNTITVNASGGVAPYKYSLDGTNWQDSNIFTGLPRGENKIFVKDFYNCEPTHIQVTVPNLINAITPNGDNVNDFIDYSALAYKKNLVFTVYDRYGNMKYQADKLRNYTWDGTSGGKKLATGTYWYTITWIENDKNNTPTNYNGWVLVKNRE
- a CDS encoding T9SS type B sorting domain-containing protein, which gives rise to MSSKLSAQTYQLTGTPVINTAGWDLVPSATATGDFVQLTPDQTSKFGAIKLSNPINLKYCDKWKVEFDFRIDGNGTTAYGRGDGLTFWYLSNPPTTFTTGGGLGIPANANGLMVAFDIFNNSTEGQMSKVHVLYGTNNMPAGNPNIEYNMTANSTFHSADLNPSQPFVGATYKHVEVNGEIDPFNPNIWLIQIRIDGVLITNQPFTASGGAIGMGQGFFGFSAGTGAASARHSIKNAKIYIDKVPILQNTVTPFVCTNPATGNGFVDLTSYASQFVNNPANYIITYYVFGSPTPIAVPTNFQYSGNTTISVVIKDPSSTLCDNGDARIILNPSPFAADDATINACNNNNAGVAYFDLSTATVTGVPGATKVYYPTLANLNAGTSEILNWSNYPAANGATVHVKVTTPQGCVDNAVITLNHFPVVVVNDATLRSCFLETNISMGSFNLTNATVTTQTGITKTYYPSLQDAINGSNQIITTNPYIAPNGVVYIKVTNANGCYAIAKVTLIVIPPVYSDILKDKIICVEDKTTLDAGVGFTSYLWSTGATTQTISNVGVGTYWVKLKTGDCTITQNVKVFASEQPVITSIDVSATTVTVYANGGTPAYQYSLDNTNWQDSNVFKGLVRGIHKIFVKDSYDCDPMEVEITVPNIINVITPNGDGRNDVIDYSALGSKTDLTFTIYNRYGAKLHQGDKTNNYTWDGTSNGRKVPTGSYWYSVTWNENNKAKTPVKLSGWIMVKNRE
- a CDS encoding transposase, giving the protein MLGKIKPDLQQNLFKTRLTELINMEHPLVKLAHEISWEKMEQEFAKLFSEQGRPSVAIRKIAGMLLLKEMFKESDETVVERWVENAYWQYFTGEDFFQTQQPFDPSNFVHFRKRIGEKGLEFLLGQSVSLHPKAKTEDEVQIESQVACIAKGKSGKAYEFGTKVAVVRGRKTGIISSIKRFSGNPHDSKTLEESLAQSERVRKSVGGTRPKKASTDRGFRGIKVVEGTVILLPTKKEKTRYEQQVARLRFRARAAIEPCISHLKRNHSLGLNFLKGVAGDINNALLAGIGYNLKMRFNQIKEQILLWLEILLRTFLCKYNFQNEN
- a CDS encoding DUF6702 family protein, producing the protein MKKFLYISGIFTLIMLMSFSVADFFSSMTKVDYIDGSKTLKFTAKMNTSHISDAIKINRNTAGFEAEVKKYVNNNFDVFVNGSPKTLTFTGSQVSGETVWVYFETGGVSDINSLKIKNTILLSAFPKQINLVNIAYKGNQKTMNFQRGKEVNEVSF